From candidate division KSB1 bacterium:
CTCATTCCGAGAGCGGCGGTAACGCGCTCATGTACGCTCTGAGCGAACGCGCTCTGCAAATGGCCAAAGGACAGTCTTTTGATTCTCCGGTTGATCTGCTGGATGCCGTACTGGAAGAGGTGTATAAACACGGGAAAGAAATTACCGATAATCCGGATTTGCGCAAAACCTTTGCATTGAACGCTCTGGTGGGATTCGATAATGCCGCCTGGCTTTTATACGCCAAAGAGCACGGGATCACCGATTTTGACGCCCTGATCCCGGAAACCTATAAACCGGCACTATCGCATCATCATGAAAAAGTCGCCAGCATTCCGCTCATGGCCTATTCCATTCCGATCAGCGAGATCAGGGATGCGGCGGACCGAGGGCTACTTTTTTCATGAAAATCAGAGCTGGGGCAGCCCGGCTACGCAGGCGGAAGATGCTGGAGAAGGACATGAGCGAGGCCTGTTCAACCGCCATCCACGAGGCCATCGGGCGGCATCAGACCGGCCGTACGCCCGGAACGGGAGGCTTCCCTATTACTTTCGACGCCAACGGCCGCTACGAGAAGAAGGAAACCCTGCTGAAGCTGCTGGGCCACGCGGCGCAAGATCGGCGCCTTTGATCAGATCGCCGTGATCGAAGAGCCGTTTCCGGAACACACGAACATCACTGTGGATGACCTGGGCGTACGCATTGCAGCCGACGAAAGCGCGCACACAGATAAAGACGCTTTAAAACGCATCGAAATGGGTTATTCGGCCATTGCCCTCAAAGCCATTGCCAAAACCCTGAGCATGACCATGAAAATCGCACAGGTGGCGCATGAACACAATGTACCGTGCTTCTGCGCGGATCCTTGACCAGTCAATCCCATTCTGGTGGAGTGGAACAAAGCCGTGGCCGCGCGTCTGGCGCCGTTTCCGGAACTGGGCCTGGGACTATTGGAGACCAACGGGCATCAGAATTACAAAAACTGGTACCAAATGGTCGGTTATCATCCGTATCCAGACGCGTCATGGCGCAAAACGGTGAACGGTGTGTTTCACCTGAACAAGGATTATTATGACAAAGACGGCGGCATTTTTGAACCGTCTGTTCATTATGAAAACATGTTTCAGCACCAAAAAGCATAATCTTCGATTTGATAGTCTGGAAAATAGTTTGTCTGTTTGCAGACGTATATTGATATTGACAGTAAAAGGCGATTATTTTCATGAAATGGAGCCCGTTAGTCAAACGCCTGCAGCAGCCGTGTTACGTTAGCGGCGCCCGGATTTTAAAAAACGTTTCCAGCTACCCAAATGATGGCGATAGCTCTGGGATTCATCGGTGTCGGTGGCATGGGCACCAACAATTTAAAGGGTTTCCTTGGCAACCCAGAGGTCCGGGTTCTGGCGATTTGAATATCAACGATATCGTGCTGATCGAGCGCAAAACCTGGTGCAGCAGAAATATGAGAATCAGGATTGTGCCCTGTATTCGGATTTCCGTGAGGTGACCTCGCGCCCGGATATTGATGCCGTGGTTATATCAACTCCGGATCACTGGCACACCCTGCCTGCCCTGGAGGCTGCCCGCAACGGCAAGGATATCTATCTGGAAAAACCCTTAACGCTGACCGTCAATGAGGGCAGGGTCATTAGCGATACCGTTCGAAAATACAGCCGTGTCCTGCAGACCGGCAGTATGCAGCGCAGTATGCTGCTGTTCCGGCGCGCCTGCGAACTGGTGCGCAACGGCTATATTGGTGCTATACAAAAAGTCGAGGTCTCGCTGCCCGGCAATAACCGCGCCTGCCCCCCACCTGGCAGCCGCAGCCGGCGCCGGAAGCGCTGGATTACGAGTTCTGGCTTGGGGCCTGCACCGCATGAACCCTACACGGACCAACGCTGTCATTACACGTTCCGGTTTATCCGCGATTATTCGGGCGGACAAACCACCAACTGGGGCGCGCATTACCTGGATATTGCCCAATGGGGCTTGGGCATGGACGATTCGGGACCGGTGAAAATCATCGGACGCGGCGT
This genomic window contains:
- a CDS encoding Gfo/Idh/MocA family oxidoreductase, whose product is MATQRSGFWRFEYQRYRADRAQNLVQQKYENQDCALYSDFREVTSRPDIDAVVISTPDHWHTLPALEAARNGKDIYLEKPLTLTVNEGRVISDTVRKYSRVLQTGSMQRSMLLFRRACELVRNGYIGAIQKVEVSLPGNNRACPPPGSRSRRRKRWITSSGLGPAPHEPYTDQRCHYTFRFIRDYSGGQTTNWGAHYLDIAQWGLGMDDSGPVKIIGRGVFPKTGLFNTATSIDFDMIYDNGIKLTCRTGGRGTKFIGTEGSVFVNRSGW